In Tissierellales bacterium, one genomic interval encodes:
- the rplT gene encoding 50S ribosomal protein L20 — translation MARVKRGTNARRRHKKVLKQAKGYYGAKSKLFKPANQAVMKSLNYAYIGRKQKKRNFRKLWITRINAATRANGMSYSRFINGLKKADIEINRKMLSEMAIHDAEGFTQLVEIVKNN, via the coding sequence ATGGCAAGAGTAAAAAGAGGAACAAATGCTAGAAGAAGACATAAAAAGGTATTAAAACAAGCTAAAGGTTATTATGGTGCTAAAAGCAAATTATTTAAACCAGCTAATCAAGCTGTTATGAAATCATTAAATTATGCTTATATAGGAAGAAAACAAAAGAAAAGAAACTTTAGAAAATTATGGATTACTAGAATAAATGCTGCAACAAGAGCAAATGGTATGAGTTATAGTAGATTTATAAATGGACTGAAGAAAGCCGATATTGAAATTAATAGAAAAATGCTATCAGAGATGGCTATTCATGATGCAGAAGGATTCACACAACTAGTTGAAATTGTAAAAAACAATTAA
- the rpmI gene encoding 50S ribosomal protein L35 produces MAKMKTHRGSAKRFKRTASGKLKRHKAYKSHLTGKKSPKRIRELRKSALVSKGDYKRINSMLP; encoded by the coding sequence ATGGCAAAAATGAAAACACATAGAGGTTCAGCAAAGAGGTTTAAAAGAACTGCATCAGGAAAATTAAAAAGGCATAAGGCTTATAAAAGTCACTTAACAGGTAAAAAATCACCAAAGAGAATTAGAGAACTAAGAAAGTCTGCTTTAGTAAGTAAGGGAGACTACAAAAGAATTAACTCAATGCTACCATAG